The genomic DNA GGGTCATCTAACGCTCTCCCTAAGAATTCTAATCCCACAGCAATGTTAGCGCCATCAACAACCGATACATCTAATGCACCACCTGCCGAGTATGTATTTATAACCTTAACCAAACCTAAACTGGAACCGGTTCCTGTCTCTGACATAAATTTTTCGTGGTATAAACTAATCCTGTTTCCGCCATCATCGTCATGCAGGATAACCAACGACTGCTGATCGCCGGCTAGAGTAACATTCTCGCTCACGCTGACTGCAACGTCTACGACATTAACAGTTGTGGATACAGTAACCGCCCCAAAATCTGTGAACTCTACCGTGTTTGCATATCCAACAGAGTCTGTGACTACTATATCAGCAGTTCTTGTTGTCGTTGCAGTGTAGGTAATGTTATATACACCTGACGGATATGGCAGATAGGCTGTAACATCTTCATACGCCAGCGATGCTCCTATTGACGTACCGTCCACGCTGACCGATAAGTCACCTGTATTTACTAACAGATCCTTAAATGTTCTTGTTCTGACCGCAAATACTGTATCATCAACAGTCGAATCCGGCGTGGTTGTAAAAACCGTATCATTAGCAACATTTATGACAACGATGAATGAATCAGTAGAATCCACATTGAGAGCCCAAACTGTATCAAACGAAATTGTGATTGCTGTATCCAATACGTCAAAATTAACTACTGTGCGCGAAAAGGAATATGTAGTTGTATCCAGATCACCTGTAGTTTCCTGCATCAATAATGCAGTTTCGTTTGCAGCGTTTAAGATTCTCACTTCCGATTGGAAATCAGGAAACACCGGAGCATCGCTTGGAATGTCTGCACATCCTGCAACAAATACGCCAGTCATCGTCAAAAATATTAATGTTTTTATATTTGATAACACTTCTGTTACCTCCTACTTTTTACTGTTAGCCGTTGCGGCGTTTTTTTTAAACTTATTTTGAATTTCAATAATCAAATCTTTCTCCCACAAATATACCGTTCTTCACAGTGCAATGATGCACATTGCATTTTGCTTTGTGATACCATTTTCCGGTATCGTTCTTTTCTTAATTATCTATAAAAAATGTTTATGCACTGAAGCTATATATCCTTGTTAAATTTGTCAAGTAATATTTTCAATTATTTTATTTTTATCTATTTAGACATAATTACTTATATTCAACTCTTATTGATTCTCTAATACCTAAGCTAAAATAGTTAAAAACTACGTTTATTTATGCTCTAATATATAAGGTAAGGAATATTTGTAATTTATCTCTGTCGATGTGACCTCACAAACGATAACCCAGACCTTTACTCCAAGCGATTTTGCCCTCAATAATGAGGATGCAAATTTCGGGTCTCTTTCCCAGTGAGGCGTAAATTCCCGAACATCGGATCTCTGACATACAAAAAGGACTCCTGCGCCAAACCCTGAATCTCTCAATTTTGATAGTTCTTCCATATGTTTTTTCCCTCTTTCAGTCACCGCATCGGGGAACATTGCAACTCCATTTTCCACAAGCGTAACTGACTTAACCTCAAGAAAAAATTCTGAATCTTTATTTTCTAAAAGAAAATCGAACCTATGCTTACCTACAGTTACCTCCGTTTTTTTCAAATTCCAATCCTTCAGAAACGGAAGTTCTTTATTTTCTAACAATCGTTTTACCAATTTATTCGGGAGGTTCGTATCAAGAGATATATATTGTTTTCCTGATTTGACCATGACTGTTGTCCACTTCGTTTTCCTGTGTATTGCTGTCTCAGGCACTTTTCGAACTCTCAGCCGGGCGCCTTTAATCAGCAGTTCCTTCAATCTACCGGGATCCGGCAGATGGCTTTCGACCACCTTTCCGTCAATTTCTATTTTGGTTAGGAATCTGTTGGGACGTTCCAGGAAAACAGCGTCATATTAAAGGGCCTTCAATTTTCATATTTGTTATTATAGAAAGAACTTGTAAATCATACAACCAAATTGAGCAGCTGATTATGCTTGAAAATATTGGATTTTTAATTGACTATGAGAATTAACTTGACATGCAATCACTCTCAATATATATTCAGCATCGTAATGGTGAACGTAACTACATTAAATTACTCATTAAACTACTGGTGGTATTATAGCCTCGCAGAGGGTATACAAGTGTAGATACGTCCATAATCAGCTAAGTATACTCACCTGCCAGGAAAGAATTCGGCAGGTTTTTTTATTTTATAAACTTAAGGTAATGACATGGAAACAATGACATTCGGTGATTTTAAGGCTCTTTGTTCGAAAAAGCATAAAATTAATAAGGGAGTTATAGTACCGGTATACAAAAAAATTCTGGCTGATTTACTCACACCCGTAAATGCGTATCTAAAAATCAGAGACAAATCAGATTACTCCTTCTTGCTTGAGAGTGTGGAGGGCGGGGAGAGGATTGCACGATATTCCTTTATCGGATACGAACCGTCAGAAATTGTTTCTTTACAGGATGGCAAGGTTACACACATAACAGGAGAGAGTACAAGCAGCTGCGACGGCAATGGATTAGATCAGCTGCGGGATATATTATCAAAATATGAGCCGGTGGAAATAACGGGTCTCCCTCCTCTGACATGCGGAGCGATCGGGTACTTATCTTATAATTCTGTCAGATACTTTTTTAATCTCAACGGTAACTCCTCATCCGCCGCGTTCTCTAAAGATCAGCCGCCCGATATGGAATTCGCGTTTTACAGAACGATCATGGCTTTCGACCACTTCAAACATCAAGCCATACTTGTCAGCAACGTATTCATCGATTCCGAAGAACTTAAATCATTAAACGATAATGATTTACGGGAAAAATATGATTCTGCCTTAAGTCGCGTGAACTCGTTCGAGACGATTTTAAATAACGATATTGACCATAAACCGAATCAAATTGAGATCGGTGATTACCATGAAACATTCGAACGGGATGATTTTCTGAAATCCGTCGAAAAAGCAAAAGAACATATCGTTCAGGGAGATGCATTCCAGATCGTACTTTCCCGCAGGGAAGAATTGGAAAATCATCCTGAACCCTTTGAAGTCTATCGAGCCTTACGCACGATAAATCCTTCCCCCTATCTATTTTTCCTTCAGATGCGCGACCAGATAATTACGGGGTCGTCGCCTGAGATGCTTGTTAAAGTAGAAGACAGAAAATTGCATGTTCGTCCTATAGCAGGTACTCGCCCGAGAGGAAAGACTAAATCGGAAGACGAGGCATTAGAGACCGAGCTCAGGAGAGATGAGAAAGAACGTGCCGAGCATGCAATGCTCGTTGATCTCGGTAGAAATGACGTAGGAAAAGTTTCAAAATACGGCACGGTAAAAGTATCAGAACTTATGGCAGTAGAGCGTTATTCACACGTGATGCACCTTGTGAGCAGGGTTACAGGCGAACTTGCTGAAGAGTATGATGCTCTTGACGCTCTTATTGCCGCGTTCCCCGCCGGCACCGTTACCGGAGCTCCAAAGAAACGTGCTATGGAAATTATTCAAGACCTCGAGCCTGTCAGTAGGGGAATCTATGCCGGCGGTGTAGGATACCTTGACTATAAAGGGAATTTGGATACCTGTATTGCAATCAGGACGATTACTTTCAAAGGCGGAAAAGCATTCATTCAAGCCGGTGCGGGTATCGTCTTCGATTCTATCCCCGAAAACGAGTATGAAGAATGCCAGAATAAAGCAAAAGTTCTCAAAGAAGCAATCTCAATGGCAGCAAAGGGGTTCAAATGATTGCGGTTATAGACAATTACGATTCCTTCACATATAACCTTGTCCAACATCTTGGGGAGCTCGGCTCTGAAATTAGAGTATTTAAGAATGATGAAATCGGAGAATCAGAGCTGTTGAAATTGAAACCGGAAGCCCTTATAATTTCACCCGGACCCGGAAGACCGAAAGACACCGGAGTTTCAATGGGAGCCATCAAGCTACTTGGGTCAACTGTTCCCACTCTCGGTATATGTCTCGGCCACCAGTGTATTGCCGAAGTTTTCGGAGGTAAAGTTATTGAGGCGGCTGAGATACTTCATGGAAAGACCTCCCTTATCAGTCACGAGAAGCACCCGATATTCAGTGACATCTCAAATCCTTTTAAGGCGACTCGATATCATAGCCTTGTAGTGGAGTCAGATTCTCTGCCGGCGGAGCTTGAAACAATCGCCTCTTCCGACGACGGGACTATCATGGCTCTGGCTCACCGGGAATACCCGATATATGGGATGCAGTTCCATCCGGAATCCGTCTTTACCAATGTGGGGATGCATTTGCTTGAAAATTTTCTGAAGATAGTTGAAAAACATAATTCGAGGCGGGAATGATTGAATCTTTCATTTCGAAAGTTATGAGAGGCGTCTCATTGAGCCGAAGCGAAGCTTCCGAAGCCATGGGCGCCATTATGAGCGGCGATACTCCTGCTGCTCAAATCGCCGCATTTTTGACAGCGCTGAGAATTAAGGGAGAAGACGTGGAAGAAGTTACGGGTTTTGTGGAGATTATGCGAGCGAATGCCACACCTGTTAGCACCGAAGGGGATTCGATTTTAGATATGTGTGGTACCGGTGGTGATGGCGCGGGAACCTTCAACATCTCAACAATCTCTTCCTTTATCGTTGCCGCAGGAGGCGTGCAAGTATCGAAGCACGGCAACAGGGCTGTATCGTCGCAATGCGGCTCAGCCGATTTACTATCCGAGCTGGGTGTAAATATCGAGATGCCTGTTGAAAAGTTGAGTTCATGCCTTCAAGAAGTGGGAATGGCTTTCCTTTTTGCTCCAATGCTCCATCCTGCAATGAAACATGCAGCAGGACCGAGGCGTGAATTGAAGATGAGGACCATCTTTAATCTTTTAGGACCGATGACCAATCCGTCAAATCCGACTTTGCAGCTGATGGGCGTTTATGATTTTGATCTTGCCGTACTTGTAGCGGAAGTACTTCAAAACGTTGGTGTGAAGCGAGCTTTAATCGTGCAGGGCGCTGACGGATTGGATGAAGTGACACTCACGGGCGCAACAAGGTGCATGGAGCTTAATGAAAATTCCATAAATGAAATTGAACTTAACCCGGACTCTTTCAACCTTCCTCGCCTCAAAACAGAAGATATTTCAGGAGACTTCGATCCAAACAGATGCGGCGTTATTGCAACTGACATTCTCTCGGGTAAAGAAGGACCGAAAAGGGACATCGTGGTCGCGAATGCGTCAGCAGGACTGTATTTAGGAGGTAAATCCGGCACTTTTGAAGATGCGGCAAGACTTGCGGAAGACATTATCGACTCGGGAAAAGCTGCTGACCTACTCGAGAAATTAAAAGAATTCACGGCAAGGGCATGAACAAACTTGAAAAAATAATCTCCGACAAAAGAGAAGCCGTCAGCAGACGGATGAAAGAAAAGTCTATTCTTAGAACCAGATCCGATGCCGAAGCGATGCCTCCGGCACTTGATTTCAGGGCATCTCTGGTAAACATTGCAACAGAGACCCGGATCATCGCGGAAGTGAAAAAATCGTCACCTTCTGCCGATTTCGGCGGAAACAGTCTGAATGTTGTCGATATAGCAGTCAGTTATGAACGAGCGGGCGCAGCGGCTATATCTGTTCTCACCGAAGAATATTATTTTTCAGGTTCAATGAATGATTTGCGCATGATAAAAGCATCAGTTGACATCCCTGTCCTCTGTAAGGATTTTATTATTGACCCGTTTCAGCTGTACGATGCCCGGGCTGCCGGAGCCGATGCAATACTTCTCATTGCTGCAATACTTGATTCATATGAACTTCCGGATTTTATATCCATATGCAAGACAGTGGGCATTACACCTTTTGTGGAAGTTACCGACACTTCAGATATTGATAAGGCGCTGAACTGCGATATCAACTGGATTGGAATCAATTGTAGAGACCTTAAAACTTTCGAACTGGACCTGAAAAAGATAGCAGAATTACTACCGCTTATTCCCGATGATTTTCTGGTCGTGGCTGAAAGCGGAATTAAAAACAGCGAAGATTTGAATTACATCAACGATCTTGGGATTTATGCCGCCTTGATCGGATCCATGTTTATGAAATCTGATATTCCGGGTAGGGCGCTGGAAATGCTTATCGGGGAAAATCATGACAAAAGTTAAGATTTGCGGAATCACCAATCCTGAGGATGCGCTTTACGCTTCCGGGCTCGGCGCAGCTTTCATCGGCATAATATTTTATCCTAAAAGCCCACGGTTCGTCGTTAACGAAACAGCGCTCAATATCGTTTCCTCTCTGCCTGATGGGGTTATACCTGTTGGTGTCTTTGTAAATCCGAAGCGGAATGAAATTATTTCCGCCGTAGAAGACACCGGAATTAAAGCAGTTCAGGTTCACGGCTCCATGGATTTCAACAAGTTAAAGGAGTTGAATATTATTCAGATTCGCGCTTTTAGAATTAACGATTCATTCGATTTCAATGCTATCCCGGATAATGAATTCGATTATACACTTCTCGACAATTTTATCAACGGTCAATACGGCGGGACAGGTAAAACCTTTGACTGGAAGAATATACCCCCTTCTATTAATAGGGCGAAACTTATTCTCGCCGGAGGCTTGAAGCCCGAAAATGTCGGAACTGCTATCAAGACACTGAAGCCCGCCGTTGTTGACGTATCGAGTGGAGTTGAATCTTCTCCGGGAATTAAAGATGAGTCAAAAGTAAGAGAATTTTTCAAGTCAGTGGAGAATGCCGATAGTGGATTTTAAAAAATATAATCTGCCTGACACTAAAGGTCATTTCGGTAAGTATGGAGGCAGCTATGTGCCTGAAACCTTGATACCAGCTCTTGCAGAATTAGAGAAAACCTATTTTGACGCGATGAACGACCCCGAATTCAACAGGGAATATAATTACTTATTACAAAGTTATTCAGGTAGACCGACACCGCTCTATTTAGCCGAAAAACTCACCAAGAGAGTCGGTGGTGCGAAGATATACTTAAAACGCGAAGACCTCGGACATACGGGTTCGCACAAGATAAATAACACACTTGGACAGGCGCTCATTGCTGTGCGTATGGGCAAGAAGAGGATTATCGCCGAAACAGGCGCCGGTCAACACGGTCTCGCCGTAGCCACGATAGCAGCGAAATTCGGGCTGGAGGCGGTGGTGTATATGGGTCGGGAGGACACTGTCCGCCAATCTTTAAACGTTCATAAGATGGAGCTTCTGGGCGCCGAGATTGTCACTGTAGATTCCGGAAGCAAAACACTGAAAGACGCAGTCAATGAAGCAATCCGCGACTGGGTTACCAATGTTGAAAATACGTATTACATGATCGGCTCGGTGGTAGGCCCTCATCCTTACCCTCTGATGGTTCGTAACTTTCAGCGCGTTATCGGCATTGAAGCAAAGGAGCAATATGAGACAATAGAAAAATCGCTTCCATCGGCTCTTGTAGCATGCGTCGGAGGCGGAAGTAATTCCATAGGTCTTTTCCATCCTTTCCTCCAAACTGATGTTGATATTTACGGCGTTGAAGGAGGAGGAAAAAACATGGAATTAGGGAATCACTCCGCCACTCTCTCAGCCGGCTCACCCGGAATTCTTCACGGAAGCATGTCCTACGTTATTCAGGATTCTGAGGGTCAGATATCTTCTGCTGATTCCATTGCTCCCGGACTGGATTATCCCGGTGTTGGTCCTGAGCACTCGTTCCTCAAGGATTCCGGTAGAGTAAATTATTCTTTTGTTAACGATTCGGAAGCGATTGAAGCGTTTAAAATCCTTTCAAGAGAAGAAGGCATAATCCCTGCTATCGAATCATCGCATGCTATCGCGAAAGTTATTAAAATTGCCGCCGATTACCGTCAAAATGAAGGCGTAATTGTATGCCTTTCAGGCAGAGGCGACAAGGATTTTTCTCAGAACCGATTCCCCAATGGGAGTTCAAATGGAGAATAGACTCACAAGGCTAATACTGAAGATGAGTGATACAAACAAAACTCTATTGGTTCCTTACATGGTCGCAGGATACCCGTCATATCAAAGATCATTACAAGTGTTTGAGCTGTTTGCAGAAGAAGGTGCGGATATAATTGAAATCGGCATGCCGTTCTCCGACCCGCTCGCCGATGGCGCAGTGATCCAGCATGCCTTTTCAACCTCTCTGTCAAACGGCACCACGCTTGAGGATGTCTTCAGCTTAGTCAGGTCATTAAGAAAGAAATTTGAAACGCCCATTGTTCTGATGGGCTACCTTAATCCCATCTATAAAAAAGGGATAGCTGCTTTCCTTTCAGATTGCGTTGTATCAGGAGTGGATGGGCTTATCATTCCCGATTTGACTCCTGAAGAGGCTGGTGATTTTGTGGCTTCGGCTCGAGAACGAAACATAAGCACCATATTCCTTGTAGCCCCGAACACTACTGACGAACGGATAAAAATCATCAGCGAAATATCCACAGAATTCATTTATTGTGTCTCATTATTGGGAGTCACCGGCGCAAGAAATTCTCTACCCGAAGACATTGGTGAATATTTGAACCATGTAAAAGCTCTCTCCGGCAGAAACACACTTGTGGGTTTTGGCGTTAATTCAAAAGAAACTGCCGCTGAACTGGCGCCGTTCACGGACGGAATAGTGATAGGCAGCGCTATTGTTGAGCGTGTGAATGGAGAAGAAAACTCTATTGATGAATTAAGAATCTTCTTTAAAGAAATTAGGGAATCACTCAATCATTGAAAGACAGGATAGATAAATTAGCTGAATTAAGAAAAGAAATCGATTCAGTCGACAGCCGCTTACTGAAACTTTTCAACGAAAGGTCGGAATACGCTATTAAGATCGGCATTATCAAATCAGATGAGCATCAGGAGATTTACGACCCTGAAAGAGAAAGAGAAATCATTAAAAGGATGTTAGGGCAAAATGAGGGACCTCTTGATGAAAAGGCGGTTATCGGGCTCTTTCAACGGTTGATTGATGAATCGAGGAGAGTGGAAAAAAATGCCGGTACATCAAAAACTTAGAGTAAAACTTAATTAAGAGAGATAAAGATGATTATTGTAATGGAATCGGGTGCAGAAGAAAGTGAAATCCAGGAGGTAATATCACGGTTGACGTCGATGGACCTTGATGTCCATCGTTCAGACGGAATATCTCAGGTTGTCATCGGAGCTATCGGATTGACCGGAGACATTGAGCTCCGCGATTTCGAACTGATGAAAAGCGTAAGTCATGTAATTCGAATTTCGGAGCCTTATAAGAGAGCAAGTCGCGCCATGCATCCCGAAAAGACGATCATAAACGTCCGCGGTGTAGATATCGGGGGCGAAAATGTAGTTATCATGGCAGGACCGTGTGCTGTCGAATCTAAAGAACATGTCATGGAAATGGCGGAGATTGTGAGCAAGGCCGGAGCGAAAATTCTGCGAGGCGGAGCTTATAAACCAAGAACCTCTCCCTATTCGTTTCAAGGACTCGGAGAAAAAGGTCTTATTTATATGCGTGACGCAGCGGATGTTTACGACCTTGCAGTTGTAACGGAAATTATGGACCCGAATCTGATACCGCTGATGTCGGATTACGCGGACATCTTTCAGGTCGGCACACGGAATATGCAGAATTATTCACTTCTGAAAGAGCTGGGCAAAACGAAAAAACCCATTTTGCTGAAAAGAGGGCTTTCTGCGACCATAGAGGAATGGTTGATGTCGGCTGAATACATAATGGCGGGTGGAAATCCCAATGTGATGCTGTGCGAACGCGGAATACGAACATTTGAGGGTTATACAAGAAATACTTTCGACATCTCCGCCATTCCCGTGGTTGAAAGCCTGAGTCATCTTCCCATCATCGCTGACCCGAGTCACGCAACAGGAAGAAGAGACAAAGTAAGTCCCGTGGCAAGAGCGTCAATCGCCGCGGGTGCGGATGGACTCTTAATAGAGGTGCATTCCGACCCTGAAAACGCCCTTTCTGACGGTGCGCAATCGCTTTATCCCGAGCAACTCACCAAACTTATGAACGAAATAAAAATTATCGCCTCGGCAGTGAATAGATCGGTTGAGTAATGTATTCTAAAGTAACAATAATCGGCACAGGTCTGATCGGCGGCTCACTGGCACTTCTAATAAAACGATTAATACCGGAAATTAGAATCCGCGGTGTGGATTTACCTGAAATTATTGATTCACTGCCGGCGGATTCTCCTTTCGCCAACTTGTATACTTTTGAAAATATCGGCGATGCCATTGGCGATGCCGACCTTTCTATACTCGCCGTTCCGAACAATCAAATATTAAAAACGCTCCCTGAAGTACTTTCCCGGGCGAAAAAAGGTTCGGTAGTTTGTGATGTTGGGAGCGTAAAATTGCCGATCTTAA from Candidatus Neomarinimicrobiota bacterium includes the following:
- the sfsA gene encoding DNA/RNA nuclease SfsA — protein: MERPNRFLTKIEIDGKVVESHLPDPGRLKELLIKGARLRVRKVPETAIHRKTKWTTVMVKSGKQYISLDTNLPNKLVKRLLENKELPFLKDWNLKKTEVTVGKHRFDFLLENKDSEFFLEVKSVTLVENGVAMFPDAVTERGKKHMEELSKLRDSGFGAGVLFVCQRSDVREFTPHWERDPKFASSLLRAKSLGVKVWVIVCEVTSTEINYKYSLPYILEHK
- the aroF gene encoding 3-deoxy-7-phosphoheptulonate synthase, whose translation is MIIVMESGAEESEIQEVISRLTSMDLDVHRSDGISQVVIGAIGLTGDIELRDFELMKSVSHVIRISEPYKRASRAMHPEKTIINVRGVDIGGENVVIMAGPCAVESKEHVMEMAEIVSKAGAKILRGGAYKPRTSPYSFQGLGEKGLIYMRDAADVYDLAVVTEIMDPNLIPLMSDYADIFQVGTRNMQNYSLLKELGKTKKPILLKRGLSATIEEWLMSAEYIMAGGNPNVMLCERGIRTFEGYTRNTFDISAIPVVESLSHLPIIADPSHATGRRDKVSPVARASIAAGADGLLIEVHSDPENALSDGAQSLYPEQLTKLMNEIKIIASAVNRSVE
- the trpB gene encoding tryptophan synthase subunit beta, whose product is MPIVDFKKYNLPDTKGHFGKYGGSYVPETLIPALAELEKTYFDAMNDPEFNREYNYLLQSYSGRPTPLYLAEKLTKRVGGAKIYLKREDLGHTGSHKINNTLGQALIAVRMGKKRIIAETGAGQHGLAVATIAAKFGLEAVVYMGREDTVRQSLNVHKMELLGAEIVTVDSGSKTLKDAVNEAIRDWVTNVENTYYMIGSVVGPHPYPLMVRNFQRVIGIEAKEQYETIEKSLPSALVACVGGGSNSIGLFHPFLQTDVDIYGVEGGGKNMELGNHSATLSAGSPGILHGSMSYVIQDSEGQISSADSIAPGLDYPGVGPEHSFLKDSGRVNYSFVNDSEAIEAFKILSREEGIIPAIESSHAIAKVIKIAADYRQNEGVIVCLSGRGDKDFSQNRFPNGSSNGE
- a CDS encoding aminodeoxychorismate/anthranilate synthase component II, with the translated sequence MIAVIDNYDSFTYNLVQHLGELGSEIRVFKNDEIGESELLKLKPEALIISPGPGRPKDTGVSMGAIKLLGSTVPTLGICLGHQCIAEVFGGKVIEAAEILHGKTSLISHEKHPIFSDISNPFKATRYHSLVVESDSLPAELETIASSDDGTIMALAHREYPIYGMQFHPESVFTNVGMHLLENFLKIVEKHNSRRE
- the trpE gene encoding anthranilate synthase component I; amino-acid sequence: MTFGDFKALCSKKHKINKGVIVPVYKKILADLLTPVNAYLKIRDKSDYSFLLESVEGGERIARYSFIGYEPSEIVSLQDGKVTHITGESTSSCDGNGLDQLRDILSKYEPVEITGLPPLTCGAIGYLSYNSVRYFFNLNGNSSSAAFSKDQPPDMEFAFYRTIMAFDHFKHQAILVSNVFIDSEELKSLNDNDLREKYDSALSRVNSFETILNNDIDHKPNQIEIGDYHETFERDDFLKSVEKAKEHIVQGDAFQIVLSRREELENHPEPFEVYRALRTINPSPYLFFLQMRDQIITGSSPEMLVKVEDRKLHVRPIAGTRPRGKTKSEDEALETELRRDEKERAEHAMLVDLGRNDVGKVSKYGTVKVSELMAVERYSHVMHLVSRVTGELAEEYDALDALIAAFPAGTVTGAPKKRAMEIIQDLEPVSRGIYAGGVGYLDYKGNLDTCIAIRTITFKGGKAFIQAGAGIVFDSIPENEYEECQNKAKVLKEAISMAAKGFK
- the pheA gene encoding chorismate mutase; translated protein: MDKLAELRKEIDSVDSRLLKLFNERSEYAIKIGIIKSDEHQEIYDPEREREIIKRMLGQNEGPLDEKAVIGLFQRLIDESRRVEKNAGTSKT
- the trpC gene encoding indole-3-glycerol phosphate synthase TrpC → MNKLEKIISDKREAVSRRMKEKSILRTRSDAEAMPPALDFRASLVNIATETRIIAEVKKSSPSADFGGNSLNVVDIAVSYERAGAAAISVLTEEYYFSGSMNDLRMIKASVDIPVLCKDFIIDPFQLYDARAAGADAILLIAAILDSYELPDFISICKTVGITPFVEVTDTSDIDKALNCDINWIGINCRDLKTFELDLKKIAELLPLIPDDFLVVAESGIKNSEDLNYINDLGIYAALIGSMFMKSDIPGRALEMLIGENHDKS
- the trpD gene encoding anthranilate phosphoribosyltransferase; protein product: MIESFISKVMRGVSLSRSEASEAMGAIMSGDTPAAQIAAFLTALRIKGEDVEEVTGFVEIMRANATPVSTEGDSILDMCGTGGDGAGTFNISTISSFIVAAGGVQVSKHGNRAVSSQCGSADLLSELGVNIEMPVEKLSSCLQEVGMAFLFAPMLHPAMKHAAGPRRELKMRTIFNLLGPMTNPSNPTLQLMGVYDFDLAVLVAEVLQNVGVKRALIVQGADGLDEVTLTGATRCMELNENSINEIELNPDSFNLPRLKTEDISGDFDPNRCGVIATDILSGKEGPKRDIVVANASAGLYLGGKSGTFEDAARLAEDIIDSGKAADLLEKLKEFTARA
- a CDS encoding phosphoribosylanthranilate isomerase codes for the protein MTKVKICGITNPEDALYASGLGAAFIGIIFYPKSPRFVVNETALNIVSSLPDGVIPVGVFVNPKRNEIISAVEDTGIKAVQVHGSMDFNKLKELNIIQIRAFRINDSFDFNAIPDNEFDYTLLDNFINGQYGGTGKTFDWKNIPPSINRAKLILAGGLKPENVGTAIKTLKPAVVDVSSGVESSPGIKDESKVREFFKSVENADSGF
- a CDS encoding tryptophan synthase subunit alpha; this encodes MSDTNKTLLVPYMVAGYPSYQRSLQVFELFAEEGADIIEIGMPFSDPLADGAVIQHAFSTSLSNGTTLEDVFSLVRSLRKKFETPIVLMGYLNPIYKKGIAAFLSDCVVSGVDGLIIPDLTPEEAGDFVASARERNISTIFLVAPNTTDERIKIISEISTEFIYCVSLLGVTGARNSLPEDIGEYLNHVKALSGRNTLVGFGVNSKETAAELAPFTDGIVIGSAIVERVNGEENSIDELRIFFKEIRESLNH